CAGGCGCAGCGCGGCGGGGTTCATCTCCAGGATGTTTCCCTCCAGGTCCGCCACCACCAGGCCATCGGTGATGCTGGCGAAGATGGCTTCCCTGTGAGCCTCCAACTCGAGGTAGGTAGCGCAATACCCATCGACGCCTGCCTCATCGCGCAAGGCGTGCAGAAGCACCTCCACCCGCACTCGAGATCCATCGCGCCGGGTCACTTCCTTCCGGTAACACTGAGGCTGGCCGGCACTGATGAATGCGGCCATAGCCCGGGCCTCGGCATCCCGATACTCCCCCGGCGTGAGCGCTTCCGCCAGGCGGTCCCCGCTAATCTCACCTGGCTCGTAGCCCAGGAGCCTCATCAGGGCCGCATTCGCCCGAACAGCCCCGCCGCCAACTCGGCCGGCAGCACTGGGTTGGGACGACCGCTCAATCGCCTCAGGCAGCCCTGAGTCGGTGGGGGTTCTACCGCCTAACGTTGGGTGCTTCACTGAACTGGCTCCTCACACCAAGCCGGATCGCCTCGACCCCGCTCCGCCTCTGTGCGCGATCAGACCCACAGCATAGCAGCATGTGGATTGTCAGTATAGCTGTCAGCGTCTGAATACGCCCTTCTGCTGGGAACTCGCCCTCAGCAAGCGGAAGCGATCGCCACCCCTGCCTGAGCCAGGAAGCTCTCCACCACGGCGGCGGCGTTCGCAGTGGGAGTCTCTGGCTGGAGAGCTTTGGCCGGGCCAAGGATGTAGCCCCCGCCGCGTCCCATCTCATGACACAGGCGATTCACTTCCGCCCGAATCGAGGCGGGGGTGCCGAAAGGAATGGTAGACTGGGAGCCCAGGCCGCCCCAGAAAGCGATACGGTCGCCATACTGCCGCTTGAGCTCATAGGGGTCCATGGCCTCGGGCTGGACGCTCTCCAGACAGTCGAGCCCGATCTCGATCAGGTCGGGCAGTACCTCGGCCACGTTGCCGCAGCAGTGGCTCAGGGCATACTTGCCAGCATCGTGAACCCGGCGGTACAGCCGGGCCAGGCGCGGCTTGATGAACCGGCGCCAACGCTCGGCGCCCAGCAGCACGCCCCGTTGGTAGCCCCAGTCGTCGCTGAAGCGGATACCGTCTATAGGCAGCTCCAGCACCCGGTCGAGCAAGTCCAGCTGGTGCCGAGCGACGCGCTCCACCAACTCGTCGTAGAAGTCCGGATCCGCGGCGGCGTCCATGAGGGCGTCGTTGAACCCCCGCAGGGTCCAGGTGCGCTCGAAGAGGCCGAAGCCGATTCCGGCGTAGACGAAGTAACGTTCCCGGAGGCTCTCGGCCGCCCGGCGAGACGCCTCGAGGTGGCCCGGAGGGAAGACCTGATCCATGGTGGGAAAGTGATAGCCTTCAAGGCTGGGCTCTCGCAGGGCCGGCTCCTCCAGGTGCACCGGACGACGGTCCGTCCTCCACAGGGTACCGTGCAAGTCGCGGACCAGGGGACCGCTCGCGGGGTCCGGCGTGCCCAGGTCAGCGCCCGGCACGGCACGCAGGTGGTTGTCCACCCACTGACGCCAACGGGCACTTCCGTAGTGGGTGTCGAGGCGCTCGGCGACGTCGCCCTCGAAGTCCAGGGTGTAGGGAACGTAGGGCGTCTCTTCATGCTGCAGTTGGGCGATGACCATCTCACGTGGGGTCATAGACGATGCTCTCCTCCAGTCTGAGCTTGTGTAAGCCTCCGCCTGTCACTCAGCCGGCGGCCGTCGGGCACCTGGAGACGCCTCGCAGAGGCAGAATCCATGCCTGCACCAAGAAAGCACCCTCTACGAAGCCTCATCCATCACGTCCTGCATAACGATCCTCTCCGCCAAGTCCATGCTCCACTCCTCCTGCACCGGTCCCAGGATATTGTTGTACCTGTCTATGGCGACCCGATCCACATCCCGGCCCTCGGCCACCGCTTTGATGAGTTCGGCCATGTAGAGGAAGTTGCGCACCGGGATGTCGGGTGGGACGCCGTGATCCACCATGGGGATGTAGCCGCCCAGCTCCAGCAGTTCCGGCACCTTGCTCATGACCTCCTCCTTCACCCGAGCGAAGTCGAACCGCAACTCGCGCTTGTCGATGCCGCCGAAGTGGACGATGTTCTTGCCGAAGCGCTTGCGGTACTCGAGGGGATCATTGCCGGCAGCAATCTCGGTGGGCCAGGAGCCGTCGAAGCCCACCTCGATCCAGATGGGGATGAGCTCGCTCACGTGCCCATCGCTGTCCACCACGATGTTCTTCACTCCCACCCGGCGGAAGGCGTCGTTGATGCGGCGGTAGTGGGGAGCCATGAAACGGTGGACCATGGCAGGCGAGATCATGGAGGCAGTCTTGTAGGCCATGTCCTCGCTGATGATGACGAAGTCAATCTCCAGCTCGGCGACGCCCGGCTGCTGGAAGGTGGCGATGGTGAAGTCGGCCACGAACTCGAACATCTCCTCCACGAAGGCCGGGTCATCCAGGAACATGGTGCACAGGCCCTCGAACCCCACCCAGTCGCGCACCCGCCAGAACGGTCCGTAGACGGTGGCGCGCAGCACGTGACTGCGCGGTGGCCGGTTGGCGGCCACGAAGCCCGGCCAGTCGTCGCCGAAGCGCCCCGGAGCTTCAGGCAGGTAGCGCTTCGTCATCTCCCTGAAGTCGGCCCGGGTCTTCACCGGGAAGTCGAGCCAGGTGCGGGTGACGAAGCCGGGGGTGAGCGGGTTCTTTTGATCCAGCCGGGTGGTTCCCAGCTCGTCTATCCAGACGCGCTTGTCGCCCCGCACCTCGAGGGTGACCTCGTCGAACCGAGGCAGTGGAAGCATATCTATGGGCACGCCTCGCCAGTCATCGTACTCCATGGCCCGGTGCAGGTCGGCATCTCGCTTCAGCCCCTGGTAGTACCAGGCGGCCATGGTGGCCTGACGGGGACCGCCAAAGGCATAGGGGACGCGGTCGGGGCAGCCGAAGCGCATGGTCTCCAGGAAGCGCTCTCTATCGGTCAAGCCAGAATCCTCCTCGGTGCGGATGGCGCCATGATAGCCCTGCCCAGGCCGCTCTCCAAACCGACCCCTGCGCCAGCTCTGGCACGATTCTTGCACCGTACGTGCTAGCTCTATCCGCTTTCACATTCCAGCTTGGGCTCGACGTCATGCAGTGGCCTCAAGGGAGCGCGCTATCTCGCCCGTGTGTCCGTGCTCGGTGACGGAGCTGGCGTTCCCGAAGACGCGATTGGGATCGGAAAGGCTGGCGGAGCGATGACAGCGCCACAAGCGGCCATCAGACGTCTCCGGTCGTGCGCTTGAGTGTTTGCGTCACCCCTAGGGGGCGATTGTCAGGGGGAACGGGATGACCTTCACAGCGGCACAAGTGGGCGAGTTCCTTGGGGCCTCATCGTCTGTGGTGCTTCGCTGCGTCGACGCTTGCCGGGCTCAGCTGAGCCCGCTGGCGGGCGCCGATGGGGCCCGGTTCACAGCAGAGGACGTGGACGTGATCGCCCGGCACCTGGCCCAGGAGCAGTCCGGGTTCCTGGTGATGCTGGTCTGTGCCTGGTGCGGGCGAGAGCTGGGCTTAAGGAAAGGCTACGCTCGCGCCGGCGTCAGCCACGGCGTCTGCCCCGACTGCGCCCGGCAACTCATGCGGGACTACGAGCAGGCACGCGCCCTGGCCGGCTAACGCGCGACCCGGGGGAAGCACCTGCGGGTACCCGCCGGCCAGGTTGCCTGAGAGTACGGTTGCGGCACCGAGCAGTGCCTCCGCCGCTCCAGCACCCAATATCACCAGAGAGGGGCGGCGCCGCGCTGCCGGGGCTTGCCCCAACCTAGTCCTGCCCACTCCCCAGAGCCCCTGCCGAGTACAGGATAATGTCCACCGCCTGATCCACCGATAGCCAGCTGGTATTCAGGGTGAGGTGATACAGGCAGGGCTTCTGCCAGTCCTCCGCGTAGTAGCGGCGGATGTAGTGAGCCCGCTCCTCGTCTAGCGCGTGCACTCGGTCGGCAGCCTCCGATTCGCTCAGCCCCTCCGCCTGTGCCGTACGTCGTATGCGGTCCGCTACCGTAGCGCAGATGTGCACGTGCAGGACGCCCGGGCGCCCCGCCAGAGCGCACTGAGCCCCCCGGCCCACGATCACCGAATCCGGGTAGTGCTCCAGAACTCGCTCCAGCACCTGACTCATCAGATCTACGTAGGCCTGGTCGGTGGCCACCGCCTGACGCAGCAGCGAGTCCTCATCCCCTACGCTACCGGGACGGGGTGGGACGTAGCGGGGCCACGGCTGCAGCCCAGCGGAGATGGGTCCCGCGATGGCGTCCACGATGCGCCTGGCCAGGCCGGGCATCTCCTTCTGCTCCAGCGCCGGGGAGGGCCGGAGGGGAGCAGGCCCCGGGACCGGCAAGCCAGCGAACTGGAAGGCCATGTCGAGCAGCTCACGGTCGAGGTAGCGCCCACCAAGCCGGTCGGCGACGCGATGTCCGATCTCGGTGCCCAACGCTCCGTGCTCGCGCGATACCGTGACGGCGACCATTCCGCACCTCCTTGCCCCTAGCAGTCCACACTTGCTGGTATCCGGAAGGCTGTTAGGTCAGTCACTGGAGGCAGGACCCACCCCTGGGGTCGGAGGTCCCGCCGGGACGGAATTGAGCCCGCGTACCGCCATTGCTCGCCATTGTAGCGCTTTCGGCCGCGTCCATCCAGCGACAAGGCCGCGGGGGGTGCATCTCAGAATGAGACCATTGTGGGACCCACATGGCAGGGGCGAACCTCGTGTTCGCCCTCGGTCCTAGGCATCGAAGCGCAGTTGCCGGGGTGATGCCGATCTGCCCAACGGCGCATCTCGGACGGTAACGCTGCGTAGGGGCGAACCTCGTGTTCGCCCTCGACTCTCGCTCGCGTTCGCCCTCGGCCCGCAGATGAGACGCACTGCTCGTCGGGTTGGCTCCGCGCCTGGGGACGCGGACTCCTCGGGTGAGGACTGGGCGCGATGGCGTGGCCCTCGGCTCCGGCTCGTACCTTGTCCCCCGATCGAGACGCGCCCGGCCGCGAGAGCCCGCCTTCACCACCGCTCGTAAGAGACCAGTTCCTCCAATGACTTGCGTTGCTTGGGCTTGGGGCTGTCGGCCGGGTAGCCCAGGGGAGTGAAGGCGATGGGCTCCACTCCCTCGGGCAGGCCCAGCACCTGGCGGGCCTCTACCGGGTGAAAGGCGCCGATCCAGCAGGTGCCCAGGCCCAGGTCGGCCGCCGCCAGGGTGAGATGGTCGAAGGCGATGGCGGCATCCACGTCAGTGTAGCTCTTACCGTCGCTGCTCCGGGTCCATCCCTTGTCGGGCACGC
The nucleotide sequence above comes from Anaerolineae bacterium. Encoded proteins:
- a CDS encoding nitroreductase gives rise to the protein MGFIELARKRYSVRAYKPDPVPDDVLHQVLEAARLAPTAANRQPFRLVVIHTRGREEELRRVYGRDWFVQAPLVIAICGVPDKGWTRSSDGKSYTDVDAAIAFDHLTLAAADLGLGTCWIGAFHPVEARQVLGLPEGVEPIAFTPLGYPADSPKPKQRKSLEELVSYERW
- a CDS encoding cytidylate kinase-like family protein, with translation MVAVTVSREHGALGTEIGHRVADRLGGRYLDRELLDMAFQFAGLPVPGPAPLRPSPALEQKEMPGLARRIVDAIAGPISAGLQPWPRYVPPRPGSVGDEDSLLRQAVATDQAYVDLMSQVLERVLEHYPDSVIVGRGAQCALAGRPGVLHVHICATVADRIRRTAQAEGLSESEAADRVHALDEERAHYIRRYYAEDWQKPCLYHLTLNTSWLSVDQAVDIILYSAGALGSGQD